The genomic window GGCGATCCAGCGTCGTTGCCATGCCCCGTAGCCGAAAAGCGCCACGACGACGACCACGCTGCTCCACAGGCTGATGCGGACCAAGGGGTCATACGGGAAGGTGGGCCAGCTGACCCGGCGCACCACCGGCCGTCGGGGAACCAGCACACCGGCGCGCAGCGTCTTGAGTGTGGCGCTAGCCGAAGGCAACGGCAGCACCAACTGTTGCGATCCACGCCAGCGCCAGCAGTTGCAGCACCCGGTCGCGCAGCGCGATGTCTTCGGGCTCCCCGGCCAGTCCGCCGTCGACGTCCACCGCATAGCGCAGGATCGCGATCGTGAACGGGACCATCGACACCGCGAACCAGGAGCCGGAGTGCCGATCCCGTTCGAAGGCCCACAAGCCGTAGCAGAGCACCACCGCGGTGGCCGACATCGTCCAGACGAAGCGCAGGTAGGTGCTGGTGTAGCTCTCCAGCGACTTGCGGATGGCCGCGCCGGTGCGCTCGGCCAGTTGCAGCTCGGCATACCGCTTGCCGGCCACCATGAACAGCGACCCGAACGCCGCCGTCAGCAAAAACCATTGCGACAGCTGGATATTGGTGGCCGCGCCGCCGGCGATCGCCCGGATGAGGTACGCCGAGGAGACGATGCAGATGTCGATGACGGCTTGGTGTTTGAGGCCGAAGCAGTAGCCCAGCTGCATGGCCAGGTAGACCGCCATGACCAACGCCAGGTTCGGCGTCAGCAGCCACGCGATGATCAGCGCCGCGGCGCCCAGGATGGCCGCCAGGGTGTAGGCCAGCCACTCCGGCACCACTCCGGCCGCAATGGGGCGAAACCTCTTGGTGGGGTGTTCGCGGTCGGCCTCCACGTCGCGCACGTCGTTGACCAGGTAGATCGACGAGGCGGCCAGGCTGAACACCGCGAAGGCCACGCCGACCTCGATCAGCACCTCGGTGTAGTTGTAGCGGACGCCGCCGCCCAACGCGGCCAGCGGAGCGGCCAGGACCAGCACGTTCTTCACCCACTGCCGCGGACGGATCGCCTTGACGACACCGGCGATCAGATTGCCCGGAGGCTGGGTCACCGGGACCACGTCTTCGCTCATCCGGCCGCACCTCCTTCGATCAGGGCGTCGGCCCGGACCGCCACGGCGGCGACGGCGGCGCCCAGAGCCACACCGGCGGCGACGTCGCTGGGGTAGTGCACCCCGGCCAGCACCCGCGACAGCGCCATCGGCGGCACCAGCAGGGCCGGCAGCGGCAACCCGGTGGCCCGTCCCATCAGGACCGCCGCCGCCGTGGTCGAGGTGGTGTGCGCCGACGGGAAACTGAGCCGGCTGGGGGTCCCGACGTTGACCGCGACGGCCGGGTGATGCGGACGTCGGCGGCGCACCACGCGCTTGACCAGGACGGCGGCCGCGTGCGCGGCCAGCGCGCCGGCGGCGGCCAGCAGCCAGTCGTGGCGCCGGCGAACCGACAGCAGCGCGCCGAGCAGCGACACGCTCAGCCAGCCGAGACTGTGTTCGCCGAAGTGGGACAGGGCGCGCGCCGCGGGCAAGACTCCGGGACGGTCGGCCAACGCCGACTGGACGGCCACCATCGCGGCCACTTCACCGCGCGGCGCCCCTGAGGAAGGGGCTTCAGGCATGTTTTCGCTTTTTGTCGGTGGGCGGGTCCGCGGCGGGCAGCAGGGCCGTCTCCCACTTCTGCTTGCTGGACAGCACGGGCAACGCCTCGCGGTAGACGCGGCGCATTTCGTCGAACCGGCGGGCCAACTGCCGTTGCCGGCGCAACGACTGCAGCAGCAGCGTCATCATCTTGCGGCGATCGCGTTGGCGGTAGACGACACCGGCGCCGTCGGCTGTGGTGACGGTGACCCCGTCGACCATGCACAGCCGGAACCAGCGCGCATCCTGGGTCGGCACGTTGTACTCCGGGCGCTGATGGGCTTGCGGGTCGGCCTTTGTCATGTTGTGCAGGATCCCGCGGGCCAGCCGGTAGCTGATCGATATCGGGTTGACCGGCGGCTTCATCGCCTTGCTCTGGTGCACCGGTGGCGGCAGCTCGCTGGCGGCGGGCAGCACCACCGCGTCGGGGTACTGCTTGCGCAGGCGATGCACTTCCGGCAGCGCCGATTCCAGGATCGAGAAGATGTGCTCGGGGCCGGCCAGGAAGTCGTCGATGGCCCGGTTCTGGATCGCCACCGTCGAATACTCAAGGCAGGCAAGGTGTTTCAGCGTCGCCTTGAGGTGGCTGCGCACCAGGCCGGACACGTCACCGTCCCAGTGCATCGCCGCGACCACCAGCCGGTTGCGCAGGTGGAAGTAGGCCTGCCAGTCGATGGCATCGTCCTTGTCGCTCCACGCCATGTGCCAGATCGCCGCG from Mycobacterium kubicae includes these protein-coding regions:
- a CDS encoding decaprenyl-phosphate phosphoribosyltransferase: MSEDVVPVTQPPGNLIAGVVKAIRPRQWVKNVLVLAAPLAALGGGVRYNYTEVLIEVGVAFAVFSLAASSIYLVNDVRDVEADREHPTKRFRPIAAGVVPEWLAYTLAAILGAAALIIAWLLTPNLALVMAVYLAMQLGYCFGLKHQAVIDICIVSSAYLIRAIAGGAATNIQLSQWFLLTAAFGSLFMVAGKRYAELQLAERTGAAIRKSLESYTSTYLRFVWTMSATAVVLCYGLWAFERDRHSGSWFAVSMVPFTIAILRYAVDVDGGLAGEPEDIALRDRVLQLLALAWIATVGAAVAFG
- a CDS encoding phosphatase PAP2 family protein, giving the protein MPEAPSSGAPRGEVAAMVAVQSALADRPGVLPAARALSHFGEHSLGWLSVSLLGALLSVRRRHDWLLAAAGALAAHAAAVLVKRVVRRRRPHHPAVAVNVGTPSRLSFPSAHTTSTTAAAVLMGRATGLPLPALLVPPMALSRVLAGVHYPSDVAAGVALGAAVAAVAVRADALIEGGAAG